In Castanea sativa cultivar Marrone di Chiusa Pesio chromosome 6, ASM4071231v1, a single window of DNA contains:
- the LOC142639686 gene encoding uncharacterized protein LOC142639686 yields the protein MRDTNLKRRMIISDDCCDHCKGSPEDMVHALWSCPLLSPMWTHDPCWNFRASQSFATFRDLVEHFIETGVDLNYFATIVWTIWHRKNALRTTAKPCPVQQVLHEARSAQATFVRSIPPKRPDQGSGDPQQITWKPPVSQKLKVNFDGAVFREEQRAGVGVIIRDEHGSVIATMAENFPLPFSINAVEVIAAKKALKFALELGLSAIVLKGDSKYTMDALLSEEVSLADIGHLIEEAKLYVDQLDEVEFVHVKRPGNKTAHNIARYASHVSKFSV from the coding sequence ATGAGGGACACGAATCTCAAGCGTCGCATGATTATCTCTGATGATTGCTGCGATCACTGTAAAGGTTCGCCAGAAGACATGGTCCATGCGCTCTGGTCTTGCCCCCTCCTCTCACCGATGTGGACTCACGACCCGTGCTGGAATTTCAGAGCAAGCCAGTCCTTTGCTACCTTCAGAGACCTGGTTGAACACTTCATCGAGACAGGTGTGGATTTGAACTACTTTGCCACCATTGTTTGGACGATCTGGCATCGCAAGAATGCGCTGAGGACTACTGCAAAACCATGCCCAGTTCAGCAAGTTCTCCACGAGGCACGGTCTGCACAAGCCACCTTTGTTCGCTCCATCCCTCCAAAACGGCCGGACCAAGGCAGTGGTGATCCTCAACAAATAACGTGGAAACCTCCTGTCAGCCAAAAGCTCAAGGTAAATTTCGACGGGGCAGTTTTTCGAGAGGAACAAAGGGCGGGCGTCGGTGTCATTATACGGGATGAGCATGGCAGTGTGATAGCTACCATGGCAGAAAATTTCCCATTGCCCTTTTCGATTAATGCAGTGGAAGTTATTGCAGCCAAGAAAGCACTTAAGTTCGCTTTAGAGCTCGGCCTATCGGCCATTGTCCTCAAAGGTGACTCAAAATACACTATGGATGCTCTGTTGAGTGAGGAGGTGTCGCTGGCAGACATAGGGCATCTGATTGAAGAGGCAAAGCTGTATGTAGACCAATTGGATGAGGTAGAATTTGTTCACGTCAAAAGACCGGGAAATAAGACAGCCCACAATATTGCTAGATATGCAAGTCATGTTAGCAAGTTCTCGGTGTAA